The following proteins are co-located in the Hevea brasiliensis isolate MT/VB/25A 57/8 chromosome 11, ASM3005281v1, whole genome shotgun sequence genome:
- the LOC110632883 gene encoding triose phosphate/phosphate translocator, chloroplastic isoform X1: MESRVLSRATTTTIVSLPHLRKPMRESNTSSFVSMKPIGTVGEGGNVIWGRQLRPSLLLESYPVGKREILRPKMAAASSPAEGSDSSGDAKIAPVGFLDKYPALVTGFFFFMWYFLNVIFNILNKKIYNYFPYPYFVSVIHLFVGVVYCSVSWAVGLPKRAPIDSNLLKLLIPVALCHAIGHVTSNVSFAAVAVSFTHTIKALEPFFNAAASQFILGQSIPFTLWLSLAPVVIGVSVASLTELSFNWTGFISAMISNISFTYRSIYSKKAMTDMDSTNLYAYISIIALIACIPPAIILEGPQLLKYGFNDAIAKVGITKFISDLFWVGMFYHLYNQLATNTLERVAPLTHAVGNVLKRVFVIGFSIVVFGNKISTQTGIGTTIAILGVAIYSYLKAKIEEEKQQKKTA, from the exons ATGGAGTCACGAGTGTTATCACgcgcaacaaccaccaccatcgtgTCCTTGCCTCACTTACGGAAGCCCATGCGAGAGAGCAATACTTCCAGCTTTGTTTCAATGAAGCCAATCGGAACCGTTGGTGAAGGCGGTAATGTCATATGGGGGAGGCAGCTCAGGCCATCTCTGCTCCTGGAGAGCTATCCAGTAGGAAAACGGGAGATTCTCCGGCCGAAGATGGCAGCCGCTTCATCTCCTGCTGAGGGAAGCGATTCCTCCGG GGATGCAAAGATTGCTCCCGTCGGGTTCTTGGATAAATACCCGGCACTTGTCAccggatttttcttcttcatgtG GTACTTCTTGAACGTGATATTTAACATCCTTAACAAGAAGATCTATAATTATTTTCCTTACCCTTA TTTTGTGTCAGTGATTCATTTGTTCGTAGGAGTTGTGTACTGTTCAGTGAGCTGGGCTGTTGGTCTTCCTAAGCGCGCT CCCATTGACTCAAACCTCTTGAAGCTGTTGATACCTGTTGCTCTGTGTCACGCAATAGGCCATGTGACCAGTAATGTCTCATTTGCAGCAGTTGCTGTCTCGTTCACCCACACGATCAAAG CGCTCGAGCCCTTCTTCAACGCTGCTGCTTCTCAATTCATTCTAGGACAGTCAATTCCCTTTACCTTATGGCTTTCACTTGCACCTGTGGTCATTG GTGTGTCCGTGGCATCATTGACTGAGCTCTCATTCAACTGGACTGGCTTCATTAGTGCTATGATTTCGAACATCTCCTTCACTTACAGGAGTATTTACTCAAAGAAAGCTATG ACTGATATGGACAGCACTAATCTCTATGCTTACATTTCCATCATTGCTCTCATTGCCTGTATTCCACCTGCCATTATT TTGGAGGGACCTCAACTACTGAAGTACGGATTTAACGATGCAATTGCTAAAGTGGGCATCACCAAATTCATCTCAGACCTCTTCTGGGTGGGAATGTTTTATCACCTCTACAACCAG TTGGCTACCAACACTTTGGAGAGGGTTGCACCCCTTACGCATGCAGTTGGGAATGTGCTGAAACGTGTATTTGTGATTGGTTTCTCAATCGTGGTCTTtg GCAATAAGATTTCAACACAAACTGGTATTGGAACAACCATTGCAATTCTTGGAGTGGCAATCTACTCCTACCTCAAGGCTAAGATAGAAGAAGAGAAACAA
- the LOC110632883 gene encoding triose phosphate/phosphate translocator, chloroplastic isoform X2 yields MWYFLNVIFNILNKKIYNYFPYPYFVSVIHLFVGVVYCSVSWAVGLPKRAPIDSNLLKLLIPVALCHAIGHVTSNVSFAAVAVSFTHTIKALEPFFNAAASQFILGQSIPFTLWLSLAPVVIGVSVASLTELSFNWTGFISAMISNISFTYRSIYSKKAMTDMDSTNLYAYISIIALIACIPPAIILEGPQLLKYGFNDAIAKVGITKFISDLFWVGMFYHLYNQLATNTLERVAPLTHAVGNVLKRVFVIGFSIVVFGNKISTQTGIGTTIAILGVAIYSYLKAKIEEEKQQKKTA; encoded by the exons atgtG GTACTTCTTGAACGTGATATTTAACATCCTTAACAAGAAGATCTATAATTATTTTCCTTACCCTTA TTTTGTGTCAGTGATTCATTTGTTCGTAGGAGTTGTGTACTGTTCAGTGAGCTGGGCTGTTGGTCTTCCTAAGCGCGCT CCCATTGACTCAAACCTCTTGAAGCTGTTGATACCTGTTGCTCTGTGTCACGCAATAGGCCATGTGACCAGTAATGTCTCATTTGCAGCAGTTGCTGTCTCGTTCACCCACACGATCAAAG CGCTCGAGCCCTTCTTCAACGCTGCTGCTTCTCAATTCATTCTAGGACAGTCAATTCCCTTTACCTTATGGCTTTCACTTGCACCTGTGGTCATTG GTGTGTCCGTGGCATCATTGACTGAGCTCTCATTCAACTGGACTGGCTTCATTAGTGCTATGATTTCGAACATCTCCTTCACTTACAGGAGTATTTACTCAAAGAAAGCTATG ACTGATATGGACAGCACTAATCTCTATGCTTACATTTCCATCATTGCTCTCATTGCCTGTATTCCACCTGCCATTATT TTGGAGGGACCTCAACTACTGAAGTACGGATTTAACGATGCAATTGCTAAAGTGGGCATCACCAAATTCATCTCAGACCTCTTCTGGGTGGGAATGTTTTATCACCTCTACAACCAG TTGGCTACCAACACTTTGGAGAGGGTTGCACCCCTTACGCATGCAGTTGGGAATGTGCTGAAACGTGTATTTGTGATTGGTTTCTCAATCGTGGTCTTtg GCAATAAGATTTCAACACAAACTGGTATTGGAACAACCATTGCAATTCTTGGAGTGGCAATCTACTCCTACCTCAAGGCTAAGATAGAAGAAGAGAAACAA